The stretch of DNA AAAAAGCGGTCGTAATAGCCTTTTCCACGCCCTAACCGGTGTCCATCCGCATCAAAACTCATCCCTGGAACAACGATGACGTCTATCTCTTCCAGCGTTTGAAAGGGCCGACCCATGGGTTCAAGAATATTCATAGATCCGGTTTGCAGGCAGGCTTGGTCTCGATATTCGCGCACTTCCATCCGCTCTTCGTCAAGAACCACGGGGAGAAGTACACGCTTCCCGCAGGCAGCAAGACGGTCAATGGCGGTGTGTGTATCAACCTCGTCTGGTAGAGAATGGTAGAGCATCACCGTGTTGGCCTGTTCAATGCGAGGATGAACGAGTAGCCGACTGATAAGAGAAAGCGACTGCACGCGCAGTTCTTCAGCAGAAAATTGTCGTTTTCGGCTTCTTATCTCCTTTCGCAGTTCGTTCTTTTCCATTTACTTTTTCTTTGAGGATAGGGGTCGCTTCGGAAATGCAGCATTCTCGCGAAACACTTTTATCGTGGCTTTTATCACGGGATCGGATTGGTTGATATACGTGGTCCAGGCCTCATCGTCGAGCATCCCGTAGATAATCCGACTGTGAATAAACCGTTTCAACAGACTGCGCGACTTACGTATCATCAGATTCCGACGTTGTAGGCCATGCTTATCGGCATAGACCACAAACTGTTCGATGAGGTTTTGCTTGTCGAGGTAGGCTTCAAGTTCGGGTAGTGTTTTATAGGAGCTTAATTTGCGACGGTTCTCATCGGTGTAGCTGTAGGCAAACTGAAGAATCAGTCCGCTCATGGCTGCTTGTTTGTAATAGGATGTCATTCCGAGTGTGTCTTCGGGAACGAAAATATCCGGTGTGATTCCGCCGCCGCCGTAAACGGTCCGACCAAAGCCGGTGTGATAAGCTGGCCCCGTGTGTTTGATGCTGTCTTGTGAAAAGAACTCCCCATGCTGGTAACGACTGTAGATATCTTGCCCATAGTCGGCATCGTCTCCAGCTGTGTAGGGCTTTTGTATACATCTTCCGGAAGGTGTATAATACCGAGCGATGGTGAGACGGATGAGACTGCCGTCGGTGAAAGCCATCTGCTGCTGAACCAATCCTTTGCCGAACGAACGGCGACCGATGATCGTGGCGCGGTCGTTGTCCTGCATTGCTCCGGCAAAAATTTCGGAGGCGGAGGCCGATCCTTCGTTGATGAGCACTACAAGCGGGAGTTTTTGATAGCTTCCATGCCCGTCGCTAAGGTAATCTTGACGTTGTGCCTTGCGTCCTTGGGTATAGACCACGAGCTTGTTCTTGGGTAAGAACTCGTTGGCCATCTGCACAGCCGACTGCAAATAACCGCCCGTATTGTCTCGTAGGTCGATAACAAGACTCTTAAATCCTTCTTGTGACAGCTTGGCCAGCGCGATGAGCAGTTCGGGATAAGTCGTTTCGCCGAAGTTCTTGATGCGGATATATCCCGTATCATCGTTGAGCATGTAGGTGGCCGTAATGCTTTTCTGCGGAATATCGCCACGAATCACGGTGAACTCTTTGATTTTCTTTTGTCCGTATCGCACCACGCCCAGTACGACCTTCGTGTCTTTCGGTCCTTTGAGTCTGCGCATGGCCTCTTCGTTATTGATGTCTTTGCCCACAAAGGGTTTCCCGTCTATGCGCACAATTTTATCTCCAGCCAATAAACCGGCACGTTCTGCCGGGGCATTCTTGACTACATTCTGCACGTGAAGCGTGTCTTGACGAATGTTGAATTCAATGCCTACGCCAGAGAAAGAACCTTTCAAGTCGTCGTTGGTGGCTTGCACGTCTTTCGCACTGATGTAAACAGAATGCGGATCGAGATCGGCCAGAATCTGCGGTATGGCTTTATCCACGAGCGAATCGATGTTGACGTTATCGACATACTGGTCGTCGATGATGTGCAAGAGGTTGTTGAGCCGGTTGCTTCCCGAGTTGATAATATTGAGTCGGTTGCCCGAGAAATGATTGGCATAGAATGTTCCCATGACAATACCGATTGCCACGCACAACGCCATAAGCAAGGGCATGTAGCGATTTTTTCTATTCTGATTCACTGTTCGTCCGGATTAAGATATAAAACTTCGATATTTGCTTTCTTGAGCAGGTTGATGCCGTCTTCCAACCGATATTTCTCGCCATAGACCACTCGTTTGATGCCCGCTTGGATAATGAGTTTGGCACACTCGATACAGGGGGCTGCCGTGACGTAAAGTGTAGATCCGTCGCTGTTGTTGCTGCTGCGTGCCAACTTGGTGATGGCATTTGCTTCGGCGTGAAGAACGTAAGGTTTTGTGATATTGTTTTCGTCCTCGCATACATTCTCGAAACCACTGGGTGTACCGTTGTAGCCATCGCTGATAATCATTTTCTCTTTTACCACGAGGGCACCCACCTTGCGTCTTTCGCAATAGCTGTTTTCGGCCCAGATACGAGCCATGCGCAGATAGCGCAGGTCGAGAATATGCTGTTTGTTCATTTTGATAAGGATTCCATTATTTTGTGCCATTCGTTTTCTTTCTCCAAATGCCATCTCTCTTGAGGAGGGCATCGATGGAGGGTTCGCTGCCGCGGAATCGTTTATAAAGCACCATAGGATGTTCTGTTCCGCCACGCGAGAGGATGTTGTCACGAAATCTTTGTGCGGTTTCTTGATTGAAGATGCCCTGCTCTTTAAACACACTGAAAGCGTCGGCATCCAGCACTTCGGCCCACTTATAACTGTAGTAGCCGGCAGCATAACCGCCTGCCATGATATGAGAGAACTGTACGGTCATGCAGGTGTCGGGCAATTGCTGGGTGATGATCGCTTTCTTCCAGGCTTCTTTCTCGAAGGGGATGATGTCTTCGGTGAAGGCTTCTTTCTGGGTATAGTAGGCCATGTCGAGCAAACCGAAGCTCACTTGTCGCAGACAGGCTGTGGCCGCCATGAAGTTGCGGCTTTTTACGATGCGTTCGATGAGTTCGTCGGGGATGATTTCGCCCGTTTGATAATGGACGGCGAACGTGCGGAGGAAGTCTTTCTCGATGGCGAAGTTTTCCATCAGCTGCGAGGGGAGTTCAACAAAATCCCACCAGACGTTGGTGCCGCTCAGACTTTCGAAACGGCTATTGGCAAACATGCCATGGAGCGAGTGTCCGAACTCGTGCAAGAACGTTTCCACCTCGCCGAGTGTCAGCAGGGCGGGCTTTTCGGCGGTGGGTTTCGTGAAGTTCATCACCACGCTGACGTGCGGCCGAACGTTTGTGCCTTTGCTGTCGATCCACTGTCCTTGAAATTCCGTCATCCAGGCTCCGCCCTGCTTTCCTTTTCGAGGGAAGAAGTCGGCATAGAAGACGGCCAGGAACGAACCGTCTTTATCGAACACTTCATAGGCCCGCACATCGGGGTGATAGACCGGAATGTCGGCGTTCTCTTTGAAGGTGATGCCGTAGAGCCTGGTGGCCAGGCCGAAGACGCCCTCAATGACTTTCGAGAGTTCGAAATAAGGTCGCAGCATTTCCGAGTCGAGATTGAATTTTTCCATCTGCAACCGATGCGAATAGAAAGCCATGTCCCAGGGTTCGAGTTGGAAGTCGTCGCCTTCCTGTGCTTGGGCCAGGCGTTCCACTTCGGCGAGTTCTTCGATGGCCGTAGGCTTGTAGGCTTCGAGCAGACTGTCGAGCAGTTGGTATACCTTCTTCGTATTGGTGGCCATGCGATGTTTGAGCACATAGTCGGCATAGGTTTCATATCCCAGCAGTTGAGCGATTTCTCGCCTCAGGTTGACCAATCGTTTGCAAATCTCGAGATTGTTTTCCGCATTGGGATGCGTACATTCTGTATTGCGGGCCATGTATAGCTGGCGGCGCAGAGAGCGTTGCGTGGCGTAGGTGAGGAAAGGCGAATAACTGGGAAAGTCGAGTGTAAACGTCCACCCCTTCTCTCCGCGTTCTTCAGCGGCGAGCGATGCGGCTTGGCGGGCGGTTTCGGGCAGTCCGTCGAGTTGTTCTTCGTCGGTGAGGTGGAGGGTGAAGGCTTTATTTTCTTTCAGCAGATTCTGCGAGAATTGCAGCGCCAGCCGGCCGGCCTCTTCGGTGAGGGCTCTGAGTTGTTCTTTTCCGGCATCGTCGAGCAGGGCCCCGCTACGCACAAAGCCGTCGTAGCTGTTTTCGAGCAGCATCTCCTCTTCGGCATCCAGGGGTCGATGGTGTTCGTAGACGTATTTGATGCGTTCGAAGAGCCGCCGATTGAGCCGCACGTCGTTGGCATGCTGCGTGAGGATGGGACTCATTTTCTGTGCCAGGGCATCGAGTTCATCATTGGTTTCGGCACTCATCATACAGGAGAACACGCTGTAGACGCGGCTCAAGAGGTCGTAATATCCATCGCCCTGCTCGTTGTCCACCCTGACGATGGTGTTCTCGAAAGTAGGTTCTGCTGGGTCGTTGATCAGTTTTTCGATGGCCTCGTTATCCCGTCTGATTCCCTCCATGAAGGCTTCTTCGTAATGTTCGGTTTTGATGAGATGAAAGGGAACGGTCTCATGGGGCGTATGGTATTCCTCGAAAAAGGGATTGTGATGCGTGTTGATTTCTCTCGTCGGATGTTGATTCGTATTCATATCTCGTTGTGATGGTTGTGTGAGCCTTTGCCGGCAGTGATGTTGCAGGGCCCCTGATGGCCTTGTGGGGTCGGCGAAAGTGTCACAAAAATAACAAAAAAACGGCGGTCTCTTTCATCGCCCTTTTCTTTTTAACGTATATTATTTCTCGTTCTTCTCCCAAGAGCTACTGAGCCGCTCAAAATGGCTGCGGAGACCAAAATGATGCTACTGAGCCGCTCAAAACCGTCACGGAGACAAAAATGGTGTTACTGAGTCGCTCAAAATGGCCGCGGAGACAAAAATGATGCTACTGAGCCGCTCAAAACCGTCGCGGAGACCAAAATGATGCTACTGAGTCGCTCAAAACCGCCGCGGAGACCCAAAGGGTGTTACTGTACCCTACAGTGACGCCGCGGAGACAAAAATGATGCTACTGTACCCTACAAAATCGCCGCGGAGACAAAAATGATGCTACTGTACCCTACAAAATCGCCGCAGAGGCAAAAATGATGCTACTGTACCCTACAAAATCGCCATCAGAGGCAAAAATGGTGCTACTGTACCCTACAAAATCGCCGCGGAGGCAAAAATGATGCTACTGTACCCTACAAAACCGCCGCGGAGGCAAAAATGGCGTTACTGAACTGTTCAAAACTGCCGCGGAGACCAAAATGGTGCTACTGAATTGTTCAAAACCGCCGCGGAGACCAAAATGGTGCTACTGAACTGTTCAAAACCGCTGCGGAGACCAAAATGGCCTTACTGAACTGTTCAAAACCATCAGGGAGACAAAAATGGCGCTACTGAACTGTTCAAAACCATCAGGGAGACAAAAATGGCGCTACTGAACTGTTCAGTAACGCCGCGGAGGCAAAAATGGCGTTACCGAACTGTTCAGTAACTTCCCCTACTCCTTCTTGCATCTCTTCCATTCTTTCTTGGCCTTTGCCAACTGCCGGGTAAAGGCTTCGTCGGCATGCAGACGAGCAACGGCACCGCTGGCTGCGATGCGAGCCACGTCGACATCGCTCTGATAATGATAGCCTACGATGACGCGGCTCTCGCCATATTCGTAACCTCGGCGGAGGATAGCGTCCTGACGGTCGGGGTTCAGCTCGGCCAGTACGAGTGCAATGGCCCATCCCCGCGCCGTATGTCCCGAGGGAAACGAACCGCTGTGGCGCAGTTCGTCCTCGTCTTCGGGCACACCCGTCGGCTCGTGAAACTGCACATAAGGTCGCTTGCGCATGTATTTCTTCTTGGCTCCACGCACCGACAGACTCCCGTCATTCTCCACCCGCTGCACCAAACTGTAGATCTCCGGCGTCGTCTCCTTACTGATGAGCATGCCGAAGGCTTCCTGAAAACCTTTCAGAATGGAGTCGACCTCGACATAAGCATCGAACACGGCCTGACGACCGCGCGGCGTGTTGCGCATCGACTTGCCCCACTGATAGCGGTCGAAGTCTTTGAGAAAGGCGATGCTCGACGTATCGGGCGGTGCCGGAATGAATTGCGTTGCCTCGGGCAGGTCTTTCTGCGAAAGGAACGAGGGCCACTTCTCTGCCTTCCCGCCTTTCTGCGCCACGGCAGACAGGGTGCACAGCAACGCGACGAGCAGGAGCGCATAGCCTTTGAGCGATGTCAACACGCGTTCGATCACCGTCGGAAAGTGGCGTTCTTCCAAGAGATGTTCCTTGGCGGCAATCTCCTCGGGCGTGTCCTGCAGAGACAGGGGCGTACGGAACTGGGCGATGATTTCTCCGCCGTCGCACTCCTCGCTCACCCAATGCACCGTCATGCCCGTCTCTTTCTCGCCCGCCGCCTTCACGGCCTCGTGCACATGATGCCCATACATGCCTCTGCCGCCATACTTGGGCAGCAAAGCGGGATGGAGATTGAGCATGCGCCGATGGTAGGCCTTGACCAAAAACGGGGGAATCATGAGCAGAAAACCGGCCAGGACGATGAAGTCGATGCCGTGTTGGCGCATCAGGGGAAGGAGCAAGTCTTCGCGGTTGAAGTCGGCTTTATTCACCACCACGGTGGGGATGTGGTGGTTCTGGGCTCTCACCAGTGCGTAGGCATCCGCCCGATTGCTCAACACCAGGGCTACTTTTACCCGTGTATGGTGATGGAAATGGCGGATGATGTTCTCGCAGTTGGTTCCGTTGCCCGAAACAAAAATGGCTATTCGTATCATGCTGTCTATCTGTTTTTCTTTTTTTCGGCAGGCCAGCGCACCCGACCGGTGCCCTTCATCCGATGCGTTTCGTCGATGTTCTTAAAGGTCGTCTTCCTCCTCTTCGTCGTCAAAGCCGAACATCACGGGGCCCGTAAAGGCGTCGAGCGCACGCCGTTCTTTCTTGGTGGGTCGGCCTGTTCCGTGCGCCCGGTCGACGAATCCGCTGATACGGCTCATCTGCAAGAGTTCGTATTGCTTAGGGTCGGTCACGTTCTCGTAGATCTCGGGAAGAAGTTTGGCGCCCACCCGTTGCTCGATGGCCTGCAAAATCTTGAACGAATAGACCACAGGGGGCTTCTTGACACTCACGACATCGCCCACTTTCACCGTGCGACTGGGCTTCATATTCCCGCCATTCATCGTCACACGCCCGTTCTTACAGGCATCTGCCGCCACGGAACGAGTCTTGAAAATTCTCGCTGCCCATAGCCATTTGTCAATACGTGCTTCTGTCATTCTGTATCGTTCATTCAATGATGTTTCGTCCGCAACCGACGGAGTCTTCTCTCGTCTCTCCTCGTTCGTCCGTTTTCTTTGTTATGAAACGCAGGTCAGCCCTTGCCGTTAAACTGATTCATCGTGATGGTCAGTCCGGCCAGCACGAAACTCTTGATCATTTCGACGCCTCGCTCGATGGTCGGTTCGAGCGTTTTCAGTTCGTCTTCGGCAAACTTTCCCAGCACCCAGTCGATCTGTCCGCCGCGCGGGAAATCGTTTCCGATGCCCACTCTCAGCCGAGCATACTGCGAACCGATGAGTTGCTGGATGTGACCCAGTCCGTTATGTCCGCCGTTGCTCCCGCTGCCTTTCAGCCTCAACGCCCCCAACGGCAGAGCCAGGTCGTCGACAACCACCAGCAAACGCTCGGTGGGAATATTCTCTTTTCCCAGCCAATAGCGCACCGCATTGCCGCTCAGGTTCATAAACGTGGAGGGTTTGAGCAGAAAAAGCTTCCGCCCCTTGAGCGAAGTCTCGGCCACCCACCCGTATCGTTTATCCTCAAAAACAATATTGGACGCTTTGGCGAAAGCGTCCAATATCATAAATCCGGCATTATGACGGGTGTCCTCGTACTCGTTTCCGGGGTTCCCCAGGCCTACAATCAAATATTTTTCCATGTAGCAATACCGTTTCTCTGCGCCATTTACTTACCTGCAGCGGCAGCAGCAGCGGCTGCGGCGGCAGCACGAGTCATCTTCACGGTGCAGACAATCACATCTTTGGGCGTTACCACTTCAAGTCCGTCGAAAGTCAAATCGCCGGCTTTGATGCTTTTTCCAATCGTCAGTGCGGTTACGTCTACATCCAATTTCTCGGGAATCTGCTTGTAAGGAGCTTTGACAACAAGCTTACGGATAGACAGACTCAGACGTCCACCATCGCGAACACCCTGTGCCAAACCCACGAGGTTGACGGGAATACCGATAGCAAGGGGCTTCTCTTCGTTGATTTCGTAGAAGTCTACGTGCAGCAGAACGTCTGTCACGGGATGGAATTGCAATTCTTTCATCACGGCGATGTGCTTCTCTCCCTCGACATCGAGGTTCACCACGTAGATGTGCGGGGTGTAAACCACCTTGCGAAGTTCGCTCATCGGAACCATAAACGACAAGGCCTCGGGCAGTCCGTTCTCGCCTTTCTTTTCGCCATAAAGGTTACAAGGCACGAAACCTTCTTTTCTCATCTCCTTAGAAGCCTTTTTACCTACGTCGGTTCTCTTCTTTCCGTTTACATTGATTTCTCTCATAATGCGTTACTCTAAATTAAGTTGTGAATATTAAATGCTTAATTCGCCATCACACGAAATTGGTTTTCTTGTTGGATGTGCTTCAAAAAGCACGGCAAAGGTACGGCTTTTTACCGGAAACTCGCCATCTTCCAACAGAAAAATAAAAACAACATAGCAAATCGTCCACTCGAAGAGCGATTTGCGAAAGTTTAGAAAACGCCATGCGAAAGCTAAGAAAATGCACGCTAAAAGCTAAGAAAACGCACGCTAAAAGCTAAGAAAACGCATGGCAAAAGCTAAGGTTTTGAAAATCGTTTGACAATCTACTGAAAAAGAAGAATTTAGCAAGCCCTTCTCCGTAGATGAAGATGAGGCGGGATAAAGCGCGGAAAACTTGCCGAAACGGAGTATTTTTAGTTACTTTGCAAGCCGTTAAAGACATGTTCTGCAAAGAATATCGGAAATAAGAACAAAAAGAAAATGAAAAGATACGGGTTACTTACTTTATTGATCATAAGCTGCCTTGTGGCACTGGGTCGGCAAGTGGAATATGGCAAGATGTCGGGATTTGTGCGACAAATCGTATTAGAACAGGCCGCACAAAGTAACGAGGCAACGCGCCTGGCAACTCCTACAAACATGCGTCTATGTGCTTTCGTGCAGACCGACGGTCTGCACGAAGACGTGCTGCGCCGGTATCATTGTCGCCTGTTGGCCAGTTTTGGTCATATTCACATCGTGGATATTCCCCTCGAAAGTCTGCCGGCCCTCTCGTGCGAGCAGAGCATTCTGCGAATCGAATCGGGCAGCGGAAACAACGCTCTGATGGACATCACCCCCCAATACATCAATGCCCTACCGGTGTATGCCGGGAAATCGTTGCCACAGGCCTATACGGGCAAAGGCGTGGTGGTGGGTGTCGAGGACATCGGATTCGACCTAACGCACCCCAACTTCTGCGACTCCACCGGCACAACACTCCGCATCAAAGCCTTCTGGGACCAGCTTTCTACCGACACCATCGGCTCGACGCTCTATGTCGGGGCCGATTATACCACGGAGGAGAAGCTGTTCAAGTTGGCACACTCGCGCGACGGAAAAGATCAAACGCATGGTACGCACACGCTGGGGATTGCTGCCGGCAGCGGATTCTCCAGTCCTTACCGCGGCGTGGCCTTTGAGAGCGACCTCTGCCTGGTGGCCAATCTCACCGGCGAAAACGTGCATCTCATCCCTAAGAAAGACCGTTATAAATATACCTATGCCACCGATGCCCTGGGCTTTAAATACATCATGGACTATGCTCAGAGGGAGGGCAAACCTTGTGTGGTATCGTTCAGCGAGGGCGGACTTCAAGATTTCCACGGCGACGACCGCCTTTATTATGCCATTCTCGACAGCTTGAGCGGTCCGGGACGTATCATCGTGGCCTCGGCAGGCAACAATGGAGCACAAAAATCTTATCTTCGCAAAGACAAGGGACGGAAGCGGGCCGGCACGTTTGTCAAACTTAGAAACGGAACGGCTTACTGTACGCTCAAAAGCGATGCCGACTTTCTCCTGCAACTGGTTTTCTACCGCAGCAGAAAAGATACGACCGTGGTAGACACCAAGCGCGTGTTGCAATGCACCGACTCGCTGTTGAAAGACACTATCAGGCTCGGTGCCTGGTCGTATGAACTGTTGGTGCAAGCCTATCCCTCGGCCTATGATAAGCGCGAGATGGCCTATGACGTGATGTTGAAACAACTGCGAGCGGGGCGATACGAACTTCCTATGTCGATAGAGCTATTGGGCGAGAATGCCAACGTAGAGATGTTCAGAGGCATCGGGCAGTGGTATGCCAACACAAAAAACATGGCTCTGCGTGACGGAGACTACACCCACAGCATCCTTTCGCCGGGAAGTGCTCCCTCGGTGATCTGCGTCGGGGCCACCTCTTACCGCACACACCTTATTAATTATAGAGGGGTGAAGAAGGTTTCGATGAACGGAAGCAACGGTGAAAGGGCTCCTTACTCGTCGGTAGGACCCACTTTCGACGGGCGAACAAAACCCGACGTGATGGCACCCGGTAGCAATATCATCTCGTCTTACAACAGTTTTTATCTGGAAAATCATCCCGCAGCAGGAGATGTAGACTGGGATGTGAAGCGATTTCAGCACAAGGGCAGAACCTATTCATGGACCAGCAACACGGGCACCTCTATGTCTGCACCGGCTGTTGCAGGAGCTATCGCCCTATGGTTGCAGGCCAAGCCCTCGCTCACAGCCAACGAAATACGAGGCGTTTTCAGCAGAACCTGCACCCATTACGACTCCTCACTCTCCTATCCCAACAACGAATATGGACATGGACAGATTGATGTCTATCAAGGTTTGCTCGACATTCTGGGTCTGACACACGTGCCGGAACTCTCTCGAGAACAACCCGTCGGTGTGCAATTCCAACCTTTGCCCAATCAGAAAGTGGCCATCACATTCGCCGACACACAATCCCATACATTTCGATTGCGGGTCTACTCGGTATCGGGTTCATTACTTTTAAGTATGCCACACATCGTTTCCGCTTCAAATTACGAGGTGGATCTAAGCCGTTTCCAACCAGGAGTATATGTCATTCAGATAGATGGCGACAGTGCTTCTTGCACCGGTTCGACCTTGTTGCGCCTGTAAACAGGCCCTGAGACACACACTCTCGAGAAACAACCGCAGAGAAAGACCAATCGAGATAATCATAAATAGGTATTCTATAAAAACACCATTTTTAGGTATTGCGGCATTGTTTTTTTGTAGATACCTTTGCATTCGTAATCAATAAACAAATAAAACTAAGAATTGAAATGAAAAAAACGGTGGTAGTTTACGGTTCTTCTACAGGAACCTGCCAAAGCATTGCCGAGAGCATTGCCAACAAACTGGGTGTTGAATCAATCGACGTTGCCAACCTGAATGCAGACGTCATTGCAGAAAACGAGAATCTTCTGCTCGGTACTTCTACATGGGGTGCAGGCGAACTGCAAGACGATTGGTACGACGGCGTGAAGGTTTTGAAAGACGCTGGCTTAGGAGGCAAGACGGTAGCCGTCTTCGGTTGCGGAGACGCAGAATCTTATTCGGACACTTTCTGCGGTGCAATGGCCGAACTTTACAATGCTGCCAAAGAGGCAGGAGCCACGCTTGTGGGTGAAGTTTCTACCGATGGATATACGTTCGATGATAGCGAAGCCGTGGCAGACGGTAAGTTCGTAGGTCTTGCTCTCGACGATGTGAACGAGGATGATAAGACCGAAGGCCGCATCGATGCTTGGCTCGAGGCCATCAAACCCTCGCTGTAAGAGCGGAAAAGAAAGTAGTTTTTGTAATTGAAAGCAACCTTATGGGCAGGCGTTTCGACGCCTCGCCCTAAGCAGAACAAAAGAGCTATGCCGCAGACAGAGATGTTACCTGCCGACATGAAGGTGTTGATGAATCATATTTACGAATATAAGAAAGGCGTAAGACAGATGGTTCTCTACACATTCAGCAAGAAATATGAACGGTACGCGGTGGAAAGATTAGAGCGACAACACATCGACTACGTGGTGCAGCAGGTTGGAAAGGAGAACTTAAACCTGTTCTTCGGTCGCAAAGAATGCTTAGATGCCATTCGTCTGATGGTGAACCGACCGCTGAATCAGCTCACTCCCGAAGAGGATTTTATCCTCGGAGCAATGCTTGGCTATGACATCTGCCGGCAATGCGAACGCTACTGCGAACGAAAGGAACGCGATTACAAAATGGCTCAATAGAAATGACATAATGAAGAAATGATCATATAACGATAAACTTTTAATCTTGTTCGCTAAATAAAATTCATAATGTTTTTGTATAATAAATGGGCTTGTCGTGAGATAAGCCCTTTTATTGTCTCGTATCATTGATTCTCAACAACAATAACGATATAAGGTTGTGGCCATCCGCTCGTCAGAAGTCGCAGAAAATCGACTTATAAAGACCGTTTCAGCACAGATGTAAGCATCAATCTTCGACCTCAAGCTGCTATTGTATCATGTACACTTTACGTTAAAAAAACAAACGCTCCGAAAAAGCTAAGAGATTGACATGCAAAAGCTAAGAGAATAGAGAGTAAAAGCTAAGAAAATGAACGTCAAAAGCTAAGAGATTGCATTGCGAAACCGAAGAGGGAGCGATGTACCGGGAAAACAAATGCCTACCTAAAGTAGCAATTAGAGGAGGCTTAAAGGGAAAGAGGCGTTTGCCAAAATAACCATTTAAGCAGGCAATGACAGGCAATTTCGGATTTTTCTTTGTATTTTTGCATAGCACAAGAAGTGGTTCTAACTTCTACTCTCTCGACTTCGGGAGAACTAAAAACAGGCAAACAAACTATGGACGACGAAATAAAAGACAAAGACGAGCTGGAAATGGAAGGCGAAGAGCTTACGCCAGAAACGCATTCCGATTATCAACCCGTGGGCAGGTTCGACGCTTCGGCAGTGCACCATCTCAGCGGTATGTATCAAAACTGGTTCCTCGATTATGCCTCATACGTGATTTTGGAACGTGCCGTACCCAATATCGAAGACGGACTGAAGCCTGTTCAGCGACGCATCTTGCACTCGATGAAACGAATGGACGACGGACGCTATAACAAGGTGGCAAACATCGTGGGCCATACGATGCAGTTTCATCCGCACGGCGATGCTTCCATCGGCGACGCATTGGTGCAGATGGGACAAAAAGACTTGTTGGTAGACACGCAAGGAAACTGGGGTAACATCCTCACAGGCGACCGTGCGGCTGCTCCACGTTATATTGAGGCGCGGCTATCGAAGTTTGCGCTCGACACCGT from Prevotella sp. oral taxon 475 encodes:
- a CDS encoding dCMP deaminase family protein gives rise to the protein MAQNNGILIKMNKQHILDLRYLRMARIWAENSYCERRKVGALVVKEKMIISDGYNGTPSGFENVCEDENNITKPYVLHAEANAITKLARSSNNSDGSTLYVTAAPCIECAKLIIQAGIKRVVYGEKYRLEDGINLLKKANIEVLYLNPDEQ
- a CDS encoding 5-formyltetrahydrofolate cyclo-ligase, whose amino-acid sequence is MEKNELRKEIRSRKRQFSAEELRVQSLSLISRLLVHPRIEQANTVMLYHSLPDEVDTHTAIDRLAACGKRVLLPVVLDEERMEVREYRDQACLQTGSMNILEPMGRPFQTLEEIDVIVVPGMSFDADGHRLGRGKGYYDRFLQQVPKAYKIGICFDFQKVDYVPSDQYDIPVNEVI
- a CDS encoding RNA-binding S4 domain-containing protein; protein product: MTEARIDKWLWAARIFKTRSVAADACKNGRVTMNGGNMKPSRTVKVGDVVSVKKPPVVYSFKILQAIEQRVGAKLLPEIYENVTDPKQYELLQMSRISGFVDRAHGTGRPTKKERRALDAFTGPVMFGFDDEEEEDDL
- a CDS encoding phosphatase PAP2 family protein, which produces MRNTPRGRQAVFDAYVEVDSILKGFQEAFGMLISKETTPEIYSLVQRVENDGSLSVRGAKKKYMRKRPYVQFHEPTGVPEDEDELRHSGSFPSGHTARGWAIALVLAELNPDRQDAILRRGYEYGESRVIVGYHYQSDVDVARIAASGAVARLHADEAFTRQLAKAKKEWKRCKKE
- the pth gene encoding aminoacyl-tRNA hydrolase, producing the protein MEKYLIVGLGNPGNEYEDTRHNAGFMILDAFAKASNIVFEDKRYGWVAETSLKGRKLFLLKPSTFMNLSGNAVRYWLGKENIPTERLLVVVDDLALPLGALRLKGSGSNGGHNGLGHIQQLIGSQYARLRVGIGNDFPRGGQIDWVLGKFAEDELKTLEPTIERGVEMIKSFVLAGLTITMNQFNGKG
- a CDS encoding S41 family peptidase, whose translation is MNQNRKNRYMPLLMALCVAIGIVMGTFYANHFSGNRLNIINSGSNRLNNLLHIIDDQYVDNVNIDSLVDKAIPQILADLDPHSVYISAKDVQATNDDLKGSFSGVGIEFNIRQDTLHVQNVVKNAPAERAGLLAGDKIVRIDGKPFVGKDINNEEAMRRLKGPKDTKVVLGVVRYGQKKIKEFTVIRGDIPQKSITATYMLNDDTGYIRIKNFGETTYPELLIALAKLSQEGFKSLVIDLRDNTGGYLQSAVQMANEFLPKNKLVVYTQGRKAQRQDYLSDGHGSYQKLPLVVLINEGSASASEIFAGAMQDNDRATIIGRRSFGKGLVQQQMAFTDGSLIRLTIARYYTPSGRCIQKPYTAGDDADYGQDIYSRYQHGEFFSQDSIKHTGPAYHTGFGRTVYGGGGITPDIFVPEDTLGMTSYYKQAAMSGLILQFAYSYTDENRRKLSSYKTLPELEAYLDKQNLIEQFVVYADKHGLQRRNLMIRKSRSLLKRFIHSRIIYGMLDDEAWTTYINQSDPVIKATIKVFRENAAFPKRPLSSKKK
- a CDS encoding M3 family metallopeptidase — encoded protein: MNTNQHPTREINTHHNPFFEEYHTPHETVPFHLIKTEHYEEAFMEGIRRDNEAIEKLINDPAEPTFENTIVRVDNEQGDGYYDLLSRVYSVFSCMMSAETNDELDALAQKMSPILTQHANDVRLNRRLFERIKYVYEHHRPLDAEEEMLLENSYDGFVRSGALLDDAGKEQLRALTEEAGRLALQFSQNLLKENKAFTLHLTDEEQLDGLPETARQAASLAAEERGEKGWTFTLDFPSYSPFLTYATQRSLRRQLYMARNTECTHPNAENNLEICKRLVNLRREIAQLLGYETYADYVLKHRMATNTKKVYQLLDSLLEAYKPTAIEELAEVERLAQAQEGDDFQLEPWDMAFYSHRLQMEKFNLDSEMLRPYFELSKVIEGVFGLATRLYGITFKENADIPVYHPDVRAYEVFDKDGSFLAVFYADFFPRKGKQGGAWMTEFQGQWIDSKGTNVRPHVSVVMNFTKPTAEKPALLTLGEVETFLHEFGHSLHGMFANSRFESLSGTNVWWDFVELPSQLMENFAIEKDFLRTFAVHYQTGEIIPDELIERIVKSRNFMAATACLRQVSFGLLDMAYYTQKEAFTEDIIPFEKEAWKKAIITQQLPDTCMTVQFSHIMAGGYAAGYYSYKWAEVLDADAFSVFKEQGIFNQETAQRFRDNILSRGGTEHPMVLYKRFRGSEPSIDALLKRDGIWRKKTNGTK